In the genome of Chryseobacterium oryzae, one region contains:
- a CDS encoding DUF1573 domain-containing protein: MKKLIAGIALFGTFALASAQTITFDKTTYEYGQIKPNSDGTRFFTVTNTGDKPLIISNVKASCGCTTPEFSTTPIAPGKSAKIKVGYATANVAPFQKMIEVFSNDPVNSRSVIYIKGEVTPNAPDPKPLTPKELKAKAKAEKKAAKEARKAAAAK, encoded by the coding sequence ATGAAAAAATTAATCGCAGGAATTGCTTTATTCGGAACTTTCGCTTTAGCATCTGCACAGACTATTACTTTTGACAAAACCACTTACGAATATGGTCAAATTAAACCAAATTCTGACGGTACAAGATTTTTCACTGTAACCAATACTGGTGATAAGCCACTTATTATTTCTAATGTAAAAGCATCTTGCGGATGTACTACACCAGAATTCAGCACTACGCCTATTGCACCGGGAAAATCTGCGAAGATAAAAGTAGGGTATGCAACAGCTAATGTGGCTCCGTTTCAAAAAATGATTGAAGTTTTTTCTAACGATCCTGTTAACAGCAGAAGCGTAATTTACATTAAAGGTGAAGTAACTCCTAATGCTCCAGATCCGAAGCCATTAACACCTAAAGAACTGAAAGCTAAAGCTAAAGCTGAAAAAAAAGCAGCTAAAGAAGCTAGAAAAGCTGCTGCTGCAAAATAA
- a CDS encoding helix-turn-helix transcriptional regulator: MKNTIKIERALKSITQEDLAKAIGVSRQTINAMEAGKYVPSTVLALKIAKYFTKKVEDIFVLEDED, from the coding sequence ATGAAAAACACCATTAAAATAGAACGCGCTTTAAAAAGCATCACTCAGGAAGATTTAGCCAAAGCGATTGGAGTTTCCAGACAAACCATTAATGCTATGGAAGCAGGAAAATATGTTCCCTCAACGGTTTTAGCTTTAAAGATTGCAAAATATTTCACCAAAAAAGTGGAAGATATTTTTGTGCTGGAAGATGAAGACTAG
- a CDS encoding DUF72 domain-containing protein, whose protein sequence is MKFGQVEDPSNINFTLPKDHPRTKEILKQNKKGLENISIGCAKWNKTDLKGFYPKGTKDELSYYATQFNSIELNATFYGMPSEEQVQAWKDKTPKDFKFFPKITNTVSHFRRLLNIDDVVTQFATAVLNFEEKLGMVFLQLHDNFKPKDYERLEQFVIKWPKEVPLAIELRNTEWFTDEDILEKTCQLFEDNNITNIIVDTAGRRDMLHMRLTTPNAFIRYVGANAESDYDRLNDWLNHLTQWKKEGLQNLYFFVHQNVEKASPLLSAYFIEKMNKEWQTDLTVPKMAPENPPTLF, encoded by the coding sequence ATGAAATTCGGACAAGTAGAAGATCCTTCCAATATAAATTTTACGTTACCAAAAGATCATCCTAGAACCAAAGAGATTTTAAAACAGAACAAAAAAGGTCTGGAAAACATTTCAATTGGATGTGCAAAATGGAATAAAACAGACCTAAAAGGTTTTTATCCGAAAGGTACAAAAGATGAACTCTCTTATTATGCTACACAGTTTAATTCTATTGAGCTCAATGCTACTTTCTATGGAATGCCTTCTGAAGAACAGGTACAGGCATGGAAGGATAAAACTCCGAAAGATTTTAAATTTTTTCCAAAAATCACCAATACCGTTTCTCATTTCAGAAGACTTTTGAATATTGATGATGTAGTTACTCAATTTGCAACTGCTGTTCTGAATTTTGAAGAAAAGTTAGGAATGGTTTTTCTTCAGCTTCATGATAATTTCAAACCTAAAGATTACGAAAGACTGGAACAATTTGTAATTAAATGGCCCAAAGAAGTTCCTCTAGCCATAGAACTCAGAAATACAGAATGGTTTACGGATGAAGATATTCTAGAAAAAACCTGTCAGCTATTTGAAGATAATAATATCACCAATATCATCGTAGACACTGCAGGAAGACGCGATATGCTCCACATGAGGCTTACCACACCCAACGCATTTATAAGATATGTGGGAGCGAATGCAGAAAGCGATTATGACAGACTGAATGACTGGTTGAATCACCTAACACAATGGAAAAAAGAAGGATTACAAAATCTCTATTTTTTTGTTCACCAGAATGTTGAAAAGGCTTCACCACTTTTATCAGCTTACTTTATCGAAAAAATGAATAAAGAATGGCAAACTGATCTCACTGTTCCCAAAATGGCTCCGGAAAATCCGCCTACATTATTTTAA
- a CDS encoding HD domain-containing protein, with translation MSDIINNTIDFVKDKLNGAEAGHDWFHIERVWKLSKKIAKTENCQHEVVELAALLHDIADPKFHNGDETLALKISRDFLKSQNVEEEIINQVLFIIQNISFKNRGEAPEILPIELKIVQDADRIDAIGAIGVARTFNFGGFKNNLMYHTDIAPKLNMSKEEYKKSNGTTINHFYEKLLLLKDLMNTKEGKKIAEERHQFMLTFLDQFYKEWNVD, from the coding sequence ATGAGCGATATTATAAACAATACTATTGATTTTGTAAAAGATAAGCTAAATGGTGCAGAAGCAGGTCACGACTGGTTTCATATAGAAAGAGTTTGGAAACTCTCCAAAAAAATTGCTAAAACCGAGAATTGCCAACATGAAGTGGTAGAACTTGCTGCTTTGCTTCATGATATTGCAGATCCTAAGTTTCACAATGGAGATGAAACTTTAGCTTTAAAAATTTCCAGAGACTTTTTAAAAAGTCAGAATGTTGAAGAAGAAATTATTAATCAGGTTTTATTTATCATTCAGAATATTTCTTTTAAAAATAGGGGGGAAGCTCCTGAAATTCTTCCTATTGAACTGAAAATCGTGCAAGATGCAGACAGAATAGATGCAATTGGTGCAATAGGAGTTGCGAGAACGTTTAATTTCGGAGGTTTTAAAAATAATTTGATGTATCATACCGATATTGCTCCAAAACTGAACATGTCTAAGGAAGAATACAAGAAATCTAACGGAACAACCATTAATCATTTCTACGAAAAACTGTTGCTGTTAAAAGATTTAATGAATACCAAAGAAGGAAAAAAAATAGCCGAAGAAAGACATCAGTTTATGCTGACTTTCCTCGACCAGTTTTATAAAGAGTGGAATGTAGATTAA
- a CDS encoding alpha/beta hydrolase family protein, whose protein sequence is MQQITLKTAQNITLTAHLFQPEKSNGQILVINSATGVKQQIYFAFAGFLKDHGITVITYDYFGIGLSKPQNIKKCDASMRSWGNSDFKAVTDYVKTNFGSYKKICLGHSVGALLLGMNDDSVIFDEFIFVGTQNAFVGNLRWKTKIEAYLGFGILQPLFTSFLGYFPANWFGLGESLPRNCAYDWRTLILNHKSTNKLLEKIQNYSNALTQKVLVVYAEDDDWLTEKGVKTLLQNTYPNLQPEYRFLKKQESDKGEIGHINFFRSYNKKLWNIILKKIEE, encoded by the coding sequence ATGCAACAAATTACTCTTAAAACAGCTCAAAATATTACCCTGACTGCACATCTTTTTCAACCTGAAAAGTCTAATGGGCAGATTTTGGTGATTAATTCTGCAACTGGTGTTAAACAACAGATCTATTTTGCATTTGCAGGTTTTTTAAAAGATCATGGGATTACTGTGATTACCTACGATTATTTTGGAATAGGCTTATCTAAACCTCAGAATATTAAAAAATGTGATGCATCTATGAGATCCTGGGGGAATTCCGATTTTAAGGCGGTTACAGATTATGTAAAAACTAATTTTGGCAGTTATAAAAAAATCTGTCTTGGTCATTCGGTGGGTGCGTTATTGTTGGGAATGAACGATGATTCTGTAATTTTTGATGAATTCATTTTTGTTGGAACTCAAAATGCTTTTGTTGGAAATCTAAGGTGGAAAACAAAGATTGAAGCGTATCTGGGATTCGGAATATTGCAGCCTTTATTTACTTCTTTTTTAGGGTATTTTCCTGCAAATTGGTTCGGGTTGGGAGAAAGTTTGCCTAGAAATTGTGCATACGATTGGAGAACCTTAATTTTGAATCATAAATCTACCAATAAACTGTTGGAGAAAATACAAAACTATTCTAATGCTTTAACACAGAAGGTATTAGTAGTTTATGCTGAAGATGATGATTGGCTTACGGAAAAGGGCGTAAAAACTCTTTTGCAAAATACTTACCCCAATTTACAGCCGGAATATCGGTTTTTAAAAAAACAAGAATCGGATAAGGGAGAAATCGGTCATATTAACTTTTTCAGAAGCTATAATAAAAAACTGTGGAATATTATTTTAAAAAAGATTGAAGAATGA
- a CDS encoding valine--tRNA ligase — translation MQISEKYNPQEAEQKWYKYWLENKFFHSEPNEKPPYTIVIPPPNVTGILHMGHMLNNTIQDVLVRRARMQGFNACWVPGTDHASIATEAKVVAKLKSEGINKSDITREEFLKHAWEWTDKYGGTILEQLKKLGCSCDWERTRFTMEPKLSQQVIKSFVDLYNKGLIYRGYRMVNWDPEAKTNISDEEVIFKEQNGKLYFLKYKIEGSEEFLSVATTRPETIFGDTAICINPSDERYAHLKGKKVIVPIVERVIPIIEDEYVDIEFGTGALKITPAHDINDYEIGQKHHLPMIDSLDDDGNLNEHGLHYAGKNRFDVRKQIAKELEEKDLLLRAEDYVNKVGTSERTGAVIEPKVSVQWFLKMSEIAKPALDVVMDDEVKFYPEKFKNTYKHWMENIRDWNISRQLWWGQQIPAYYYGDGENDFVVAENIDDAVKLAQEKTSNFQLQASDLKQDEDALDTWFSSWLWPMSVFDGLLDPENKDINYYYPTSDLVTGPDIIFFWVARMIMAGLEYRKEVPFKNVYFTGIVRDKQRRKMSKSLGNSPDPLELMDKYGADGVRVGILLSSAAGNDLLFDEDLMLQGRNFMSKIWSAFRLINMWNHEDKPANSTEIQAIEWFEHKLNKTITEINDQFEKFRISDALHLIYKLIWDDFCSWYLEAIKPNYGEGISKEVYYKTVALFEELMKLLHPFMPFLTEELWQTISERNIEDALIIAQQKKAEAFNEDIIKNFETASEIISGVRNYRQTKGISPRENAEIYTNASEFANESVIKKLANVSEIHFGTKTDKPSFTFLVGSTEISIPLSENLDLGEEKAKTEEELKYLKGFLISVDKKLSNEKFVANAKPEVVEVERKKQKDALDKIAILEEKLKTL, via the coding sequence ATGCAGATTTCAGAAAAATATAATCCACAGGAAGCAGAACAGAAATGGTATAAATATTGGCTGGAAAATAAATTTTTCCACTCAGAACCCAACGAAAAGCCACCTTACACCATTGTCATCCCTCCGCCAAACGTTACGGGGATTTTGCACATGGGGCATATGTTGAATAATACCATTCAGGATGTTTTGGTTCGCCGTGCGAGAATGCAGGGCTTTAACGCTTGTTGGGTTCCGGGAACAGATCACGCATCCATTGCCACCGAAGCTAAAGTGGTAGCAAAACTGAAGTCTGAAGGAATTAATAAATCTGATATTACCAGAGAAGAATTCTTAAAACACGCTTGGGAATGGACGGATAAATACGGAGGAACCATTCTCGAACAGCTTAAAAAGCTAGGATGTTCCTGCGATTGGGAAAGAACACGTTTTACCATGGAGCCAAAATTATCTCAACAGGTAATTAAATCTTTTGTTGATTTATACAATAAAGGATTAATTTACCGAGGCTACAGAATGGTAAACTGGGATCCGGAGGCAAAAACCAACATTTCAGATGAAGAGGTAATCTTTAAAGAGCAAAACGGAAAATTATATTTTCTAAAATATAAAATTGAAGGTTCAGAGGAATTCCTTTCAGTAGCAACCACACGTCCTGAAACGATTTTCGGGGATACTGCGATTTGCATCAATCCTAGTGATGAGCGATATGCCCATTTAAAAGGTAAGAAAGTAATCGTACCGATTGTTGAAAGAGTAATTCCGATTATCGAAGACGAATATGTGGATATAGAATTCGGTACAGGTGCTTTGAAGATTACTCCGGCTCATGATATTAATGACTATGAAATTGGGCAGAAGCATCATCTTCCAATGATTGATTCTTTGGATGACGATGGTAATTTGAATGAGCACGGTCTGCATTACGCCGGAAAAAACAGGTTTGACGTAAGAAAGCAGATTGCGAAAGAACTGGAAGAAAAAGATCTTTTGTTGAGAGCGGAAGATTATGTCAATAAAGTAGGAACTTCAGAAAGAACAGGTGCGGTGATTGAGCCTAAAGTTTCCGTACAGTGGTTCTTAAAAATGTCTGAAATTGCAAAACCTGCTTTGGATGTGGTAATGGATGATGAGGTAAAATTCTATCCTGAAAAATTCAAAAATACCTATAAGCACTGGATGGAAAACATCCGCGATTGGAATATTTCCCGCCAACTTTGGTGGGGACAGCAAATTCCTGCCTATTATTACGGTGATGGAGAAAATGATTTCGTTGTAGCTGAAAATATTGACGATGCTGTAAAATTGGCACAGGAAAAGACTTCCAACTTCCAACTTCAGGCTTCTGACTTGAAACAGGACGAAGATGCCCTTGATACCTGGTTCTCATCATGGCTGTGGCCAATGTCGGTTTTTGATGGTCTTCTTGATCCTGAAAATAAAGATATCAATTATTATTACCCGACTTCAGATTTGGTAACCGGTCCGGATATTATCTTTTTCTGGGTAGCAAGAATGATTATGGCTGGTTTGGAGTACAGAAAAGAAGTTCCTTTCAAAAATGTTTATTTTACAGGAATTGTAAGAGATAAACAGAGAAGAAAAATGTCTAAATCTTTAGGAAATTCGCCCGATCCGTTGGAATTGATGGACAAATACGGAGCAGACGGTGTTCGTGTAGGGATTTTATTGAGCTCTGCAGCCGGAAATGATCTTCTTTTTGATGAAGATTTAATGCTTCAGGGAAGAAATTTCATGTCTAAAATCTGGAGTGCATTCCGTCTGATTAATATGTGGAATCATGAAGATAAGCCGGCAAATTCAACAGAAATTCAGGCAATTGAATGGTTTGAGCATAAATTAAATAAAACAATAACCGAAATTAACGATCAGTTTGAGAAATTCAGAATTTCTGATGCTTTACATTTAATTTATAAGCTGATTTGGGATGATTTCTGCTCTTGGTATTTAGAAGCAATTAAGCCCAACTACGGAGAAGGAATTTCTAAAGAAGTATACTATAAAACGGTTGCTCTTTTTGAAGAATTAATGAAGCTCCTGCATCCGTTTATGCCTTTCCTTACGGAAGAATTGTGGCAGACTATTTCAGAAAGAAATATTGAAGATGCTTTAATTATCGCTCAGCAGAAAAAAGCAGAAGCATTTAATGAAGATATCATCAAAAACTTCGAAACTGCCTCTGAAATTATTTCCGGAGTTAGAAATTACAGACAGACTAAAGGAATTTCGCCAAGAGAAAATGCCGAAATCTATACCAATGCTTCAGAATTTGCCAACGAATCTGTTATTAAAAAACTGGCTAACGTTTCTGAAATTCATTTCGGAACCAAAACAGATAAGCCAAGCTTTACATTTTTGGTAGGATCAACAGAAATTTCTATTCCGCTAAGCGAAAACTTAGATTTGGGCGAAGAAAAAGCAAAAACAGAAGAAGAATTGAAATATCTAAAAGGGTTTTTGATTTCTGTAGATAAAAAATTATCCAACGAAAAGTTTGTTGCCAATGCAAAACCTGAAGTGGTAGAAGTAGAGCGCAAAAAACAAAAAGATGCTCTCGATAAAATTGCAATTCTGGAAGAGAAGCTAAAAACATTGTAG
- a CDS encoding ribokinase — MKISSENPKIAVVGSCSLDLVLYTDKIPAGNETVLAHRSENFFGGKGANQAVGTARLGANVYFVGCVGMDPLGQQILRNLVDENVNVGYVSETDKDSTGIAYVTNYNGTFSIVVDPAANKYLNIKTVQNAEKYIVASDLVLLQLEIPIEVVEFTVKMVKSHGKKVGLYASPGKKLSEEILNSVDFIIAKSNDLSTIFGEGEREKILEKYFNKLFVRDETNSTLYFDGTEMKYYRNENESMIYKMGMGDAFTSGFSVALCHKNSIEDCVKFGNLVSSKVSMGKGAQTSLPYLKDVL, encoded by the coding sequence ATGAAAATTTCATCAGAAAATCCCAAAATAGCTGTTGTAGGAAGCTGTTCCCTCGATTTGGTTTTGTATACAGATAAAATTCCTGCCGGAAACGAAACTGTATTGGCTCATCGTTCTGAGAATTTTTTTGGGGGGAAAGGAGCCAATCAGGCAGTTGGAACCGCAAGATTGGGAGCTAATGTTTATTTTGTAGGTTGTGTAGGAATGGATCCTCTCGGGCAACAGATTTTGCGTAATTTGGTAGATGAAAATGTAAATGTAGGATATGTCTCCGAAACCGATAAAGATTCTACTGGAATTGCTTATGTAACCAATTATAATGGTACTTTTTCAATTGTTGTAGATCCGGCTGCGAATAAATATCTCAATATTAAAACTGTTCAAAATGCCGAAAAATATATTGTTGCTTCAGATTTGGTATTGCTACAGCTCGAAATTCCGATTGAAGTAGTAGAGTTTACCGTAAAAATGGTGAAATCTCATGGTAAAAAAGTCGGTTTATATGCTTCGCCCGGAAAAAAACTGAGTGAAGAAATCCTAAACTCTGTAGATTTTATTATTGCTAAATCTAATGACCTTTCAACGATTTTTGGTGAAGGAGAAAGAGAAAAAATATTAGAAAAATACTTCAATAAGTTGTTTGTAAGAGATGAAACCAATTCTACGTTATACTTCGATGGTACAGAGATGAAATATTACCGTAATGAAAACGAAAGCATGATTTATAAAATGGGAATGGGCGATGCTTTTACATCAGGCTTCTCTGTTGCGTTGTGCCATAAAAACAGCATCGAAGATTGTGTGAAATTTGGTAATCTGGTTTCTTCCAAAGTTTCTATGGGAAAAGGTGCGCAGACTTCTCTTCCTTATCTTAAGGATGTCTTGTAA
- a CDS encoding PorT family protein: protein MKKIILGTALFLSSFSLAQVKFEKGYVIDKKDNKKEVYIKNMDWEITPSSFYYKLDNNSKEVVGSLSDTKEFGIYGKTKYVFYNGNIDISSTDLSNLSSQYEPEYKNSSVFLKELTSGNKRLYTFHGINNASKFFYSDEENPEIKPLIYKKYYLEGNESRIATNDTYIKQLEDIFKNDPKIKSLITKAKYNEKSLLQIFTYNSPQDIKNNLNKGEDKKINFGLNIRPGINFYSPIKTTNLISQGDNFPSTTNFRLGVEAVITLPFNRNKWAIIVEPTYSAHTFKEVTAVSSNSLYSMGMDSYSFINIPIGIRHSMFLNENSKFFVNASINSFRFNTGNAKNIDFYYNGTIFDKTPLSSNQIFKSMSFGGGYTYKNKYTVEVRYDTPNNIIDKKTLQTAKYSYTSIILGYNIF from the coding sequence ATGAAAAAAATTATTCTTGGGACAGCTCTTTTCCTCTCATCATTTTCTCTTGCACAAGTGAAGTTTGAAAAAGGGTACGTAATTGACAAAAAAGACAATAAAAAAGAAGTCTACATTAAAAACATGGATTGGGAAATTACTCCTAGCAGTTTTTATTACAAACTAGACAATAATTCTAAAGAAGTTGTAGGATCTCTTTCTGACACAAAGGAATTTGGTATATATGGTAAAACAAAATATGTCTTTTACAATGGTAATATTGATATATCTTCTACAGATTTATCTAACCTGTCTAGCCAATATGAACCAGAATATAAAAACAGCTCTGTCTTTCTAAAAGAATTAACTTCTGGGAATAAGCGTTTATATACTTTTCACGGAATTAACAACGCCTCAAAATTCTTTTATTCTGATGAAGAAAATCCGGAAATAAAACCCCTTATCTACAAAAAGTATTATTTAGAAGGTAATGAATCTCGTATTGCAACAAATGACACTTATATTAAACAACTGGAAGATATTTTTAAAAACGATCCAAAAATAAAATCTTTAATAACTAAGGCTAAGTACAATGAAAAAAGTTTGTTACAAATTTTCACATATAATAGCCCTCAAGATATTAAAAACAATCTCAACAAAGGTGAAGATAAAAAAATTAACTTCGGCTTAAATATCAGACCGGGAATTAACTTCTATTCACCTATAAAAACTACCAATTTAATATCACAGGGAGATAATTTCCCGTCTACAACCAATTTTAGATTAGGAGTAGAAGCTGTTATAACTTTACCTTTCAACAGAAACAAATGGGCAATTATCGTCGAGCCTACGTATTCTGCTCATACATTTAAAGAAGTCACCGCTGTTTCTTCTAATAGCTTATATAGTATGGGGATGGATTCTTATTCGTTCATAAATATCCCTATTGGAATAAGACATTCTATGTTTTTAAATGAGAATTCTAAATTTTTTGTAAATGCAAGTATAAATTCATTCAGATTCAATACAGGAAATGCAAAAAATATAGATTTCTATTATAATGGAACTATTTTTGACAAAACTCCTCTATCCTCTAACCAAATATTTAAAAGTATGTCTTTTGGAGGTGGTTATACATACAAAAATAAATATACTGTTGAAGTACGTTACGACACGCCTAATAATATCATTGACAAAAAGACACTACAAACTGCTAAATATAGTTATACTTCAATAATTTTAGGATATAATATTTTTTAA
- a CDS encoding ribonucleoside-diphosphate reductase subunit alpha: MEEQNTNIWWLNEESEQMLNRGYLLKGETVDGAIDRITTAAAKRLYKPELQPAFKEMITKGWISFSSPVWANMGTQRGLPISCFNVHIPDSIEGITHKMGEVIMQTKIGGGTSGYFGELRNRGTAVTDNGKSSGAVSFMKLFDTAMDVVSQGGVRRGAFAAYLDIDHGDIEEFLSIKDIGSPIQNLFTGVCVPDYWMQDMIDGDMEKRKVWARVLESRQQKGLPYIFFTDNVNRNKPQVYKDLGLTVNASNLCSEIMLPSTREESFICCLSSMNLELFDEWKDTDAVKLAIYFLDAVLSEFIEKTEGNYYLQGARNFAMRHRALGLGVLGYHSYLQKNMIPFESFEATQFNARAFRRIKEQADQATRELANIYGEPELLKGYGIRNTTTMAIAPTTSSSAILGQTSPGIEPFASNYYKAGLAKGNFMRKNKYLARLLEEKGLDNEETWRTIMLNHGSVQHLAELTDEEKAVFKTFKEISPMEIISQAAQRQQYIDQAQSLNLQIPSTMPVKDVNYLYIEAWKKGVKTLYYQRSSSVSKEMMVNFVTCSACEA, from the coding sequence ATGGAAGAACAAAATACAAATATCTGGTGGCTCAACGAAGAATCTGAGCAAATGCTGAACAGAGGTTACCTTTTGAAAGGAGAAACTGTAGACGGAGCGATTGACAGAATTACCACTGCAGCCGCAAAAAGATTATACAAACCTGAATTGCAGCCTGCTTTCAAAGAAATGATTACCAAAGGGTGGATCAGTTTTTCTTCTCCGGTTTGGGCAAATATGGGAACACAGAGAGGTCTTCCAATCTCTTGCTTCAATGTACATATTCCAGACAGTATTGAAGGAATTACCCATAAAATGGGCGAAGTGATTATGCAGACGAAAATCGGAGGTGGAACGTCAGGATATTTCGGGGAACTTCGTAACAGAGGAACTGCCGTAACCGATAACGGAAAATCTTCAGGAGCAGTTTCTTTCATGAAGCTTTTTGATACTGCAATGGATGTAGTTTCTCAGGGAGGAGTAAGAAGAGGTGCTTTTGCTGCTTATCTGGATATTGACCACGGAGATATTGAAGAATTTTTATCCATAAAAGACATCGGAAGTCCAATTCAGAACCTTTTTACGGGAGTTTGCGTACCAGATTACTGGATGCAGGATATGATAGACGGTGATATGGAAAAACGTAAAGTCTGGGCAAGAGTTTTGGAAAGCCGTCAGCAAAAAGGGCTTCCTTATATTTTCTTTACCGATAACGTGAACAGAAACAAACCTCAGGTTTATAAAGATTTGGGATTAACGGTCAATGCAAGTAATCTTTGTTCGGAGATTATGCTTCCTTCTACAAGGGAAGAATCGTTCATCTGCTGCCTTTCTTCTATGAATCTGGAACTTTTTGATGAATGGAAAGACACCGATGCCGTTAAACTTGCTATTTATTTTCTAGACGCCGTTTTATCTGAATTTATAGAGAAAACTGAAGGAAACTATTATCTTCAAGGAGCAAGAAATTTTGCAATGCGACACAGAGCACTTGGTTTAGGAGTTTTAGGATATCACTCTTATCTTCAGAAAAATATGATTCCTTTTGAGAGTTTTGAAGCTACGCAGTTTAATGCAAGAGCATTCAGACGCATTAAGGAACAGGCAGATCAGGCAACAAGAGAACTCGCTAATATCTATGGAGAACCAGAACTGCTGAAAGGATATGGAATCCGTAATACAACTACAATGGCAATCGCTCCTACCACTTCCAGTTCTGCTATTTTAGGACAGACTTCTCCGGGAATTGAGCCGTTCGCTTCCAATTATTATAAAGCAGGTTTAGCCAAAGGAAACTTTATGCGTAAGAATAAATATCTTGCTAGATTGCTGGAAGAAAAAGGTCTTGACAATGAAGAAACATGGAGAACCATCATGTTAAATCATGGATCTGTACAGCACTTGGCTGAACTTACTGACGAAGAAAAAGCTGTTTTCAAAACGTTTAAAGAAATTTCTCCAATGGAGATTATTTCGCAGGCTGCACAAAGACAGCAATACATTGATCAGGCTCAGTCTCTGAACTTGCAGATTCCTTCCACAATGCCTGTAAAAGATGTAAATTATCTTTACATAGAAGCTTGGAAAAAAGGCGTGAAAACTCTGTATTACCAAAGAAGTTCTTCTGTTTCTAAAGAAATGATGGTGAATTTTGTGACTTGTTCGGCTTGTGAAGCTTAA
- a CDS encoding DUF4241 domain-containing protein, with product MTHIENIKRLFSKNFVESPLLESFEVGKIYLSSGKIVTCDPVLTNDMKPFSTDFPKGEFQVLLHKERESNCVAYAEIVFNDSEIAKWEMAVTEGQNIKDLSGEEVFGYPVESGMGCFMDFETQNLLNTLEVELFEKKGDDFMGIYEEFFHEHFFDEKGAIDQYAFLKPFEDKPGNICAFETGYGEGFYASYIAFDKDKNPVKIITEFIEILVS from the coding sequence ATGACACACATAGAAAACATAAAACGACTATTCTCAAAAAACTTTGTAGAAAGCCCGTTGCTGGAAAGTTTTGAAGTAGGAAAAATATATCTATCGAGCGGTAAGATCGTGACGTGCGATCCTGTTCTTACCAATGATATGAAACCTTTCAGTACAGATTTCCCGAAAGGTGAATTTCAGGTTTTACTGCATAAAGAAAGAGAGAGCAATTGTGTTGCATATGCAGAAATTGTTTTTAATGATTCTGAAATTGCAAAGTGGGAAATGGCGGTTACCGAAGGTCAAAATATTAAAGACCTTTCCGGTGAGGAAGTTTTCGGTTATCCGGTAGAAAGCGGTATGGGATGTTTTATGGATTTTGAGACGCAAAATCTTTTAAATACACTTGAAGTAGAGCTTTTCGAGAAAAAAGGAGATGATTTTATGGGAATTTACGAAGAGTTTTTCCACGAGCATTTTTTTGACGAAAAAGGAGCCATAGATCAATATGCATTCTTAAAACCTTTTGAAGATAAACCGGGAAATATTTGTGCTTTCGAAACAGGCTATGGAGAAGGTTTTTATGCCAGTTACATCGCTTTCGATAAAGATAAAAATCCTGTAAAAATAATTACTGAATTTATAGAAATTTTGGTAAGCTAA